In a single window of the Penaeus monodon isolate SGIC_2016 chromosome 3, NSTDA_Pmon_1, whole genome shotgun sequence genome:
- the LOC119593054 gene encoding ER degradation-enhancing alpha-mannosidase-like protein 2, with protein MKGIGIYLLQICFCVSLSNSLTDKEIWKLREEVRGMFYHAYDGYMKYAYPYDELRPLSCDGHDTWGSYSLTLIDALDTLAVMGNKTEFQRVAHLITQKANFDVDINVSVFETNIRIVGGLLSAHLMSRKMGVDVEPGWPCKGPLLRMAKDMADRLLPAFDTPTGMPYGTVNLKDGVPEGETTVTCTAGVGTYIVEFGTLSRLTGDPVYEEVALRAIHAVWDHRSAIDLLGNHVDVSTGRWTAQDSGIGAGIDSYFEYLVKGATLLQRPELMAIFNQARIAADKHLRHDDWYLWATMTKGHVTMAVFQSLEAYWPGVLTLVGDVNSALKIVFNYHQVWKQFGFTPEFYNIPRAEASVNREGYPLRPELVESLMYLYRATKDETVLQMGADLVASIQHTARTECGYATVKNVNDHTLENRMESFFLAETTKYLYLLFDTENWIHNTGEKGQVHRVGERECIVEGGGYIFNTEAHPVDPGALACCFTKDDDWSLSVADQVALILDPAAPWKKHVGHKMKPPRNVKNEEECSGKEKSKDLKKEESQPESESELETVLMVKESTPIKDIQDDNESPETDAEGSGSAVEVEVDIEKIPVDKKSVVDAMKKAFNKEENEEMADDIVHVNVESEKNGSHNVKVKESDLSHEEEVKEEELPQEEGIIEDTEKPKTIKKEGGPRFSSLSETVERGLGGNTSGMEAAEITPSVSSSKYTTNSGTPRIVPEPSEPNIEHSIKKIFILEDLRERLITDLNEYRNFTLSSSYSLLSCEHPPFINMINIKGQMFNP; from the exons GGAAGAGGTGCGTGGCATGTTTTATCATGCTTATGATGGGTACATGAAGTATGCCTATCCATATGATGAGCTACGACCACTATCCTGTGATGGGCATGACACCTGGGGCAG ttactccctcaccctcatcGATGCCCTAGACACTCTAGCAGTGATGGGGAACAAGACAGAATTCCAGAGGGTTGCCCATCTCATCACACAGAAGGCCAACTTTGATGTTGACATTAATGTTTCTGTCTTTGAAACAAACATTAGGATTGTAGGTGGTCTGCTCAGTGCTCATCTCATGTCAAGAAA GATGGGTGTTGATGTAGAACCAGGATGGCCATGTAAAGGACCACTTTTAAGAATGGCCAAAGATATGGCAGACAGACTTTTACCAGCTTTTGACACTCCTACAG GAATGCCTTATGGAACAGTTAACTTGAAAGATGGAGTGCCAGAGGGAGAAACCACCGTAACATGTACAGCTGGGGTTGGGACATACATTGTAGAATTTGGCACCTTGTCCAGACTTACTGGTGATCCTGTGTATGAAGag GTGGCTTTGCGTGCAATACATGCTGTGTGGGATCATAGGTCTGCAATTGACCTTTTGGGTAACCATGTAGATGTCTCAACAGGAAGATGGACAGCACAGGATTCTGGGATAG GAGCTGGCATAGATTCTTACTTCGAGTATCTTGTGAAAGGAGCAACTCTTCTTCAAAGGCCAGAACTAATGGCGATATTTAACCAAGCAAGAATTGCAGCAGATAAGCATCTACGCCATGACGACTGGTATTTGTGGGCCACAATGACAAAAGGGCATGTGACAATGGCAGTTTTTCAGTCTCTTGAAGCTTATTGGCCAGGAGTCCTGACTCTAGTGG GTGATGTAAATTCAGCCCTCAAGATTGTGTTTAACTACCATCAAGTCTGGAAGCAATTTGGGTTTACTCCAGAATTCTACAACATTCCAAGG GCTGAAGCATCAGTCAACCGTGAAGGTTATCCACTGCGACCAGAGCTAGTGGAGTCACTGATGTATTTGTATAGAGCTACAAAGGATGAAACAGTTCTTCAGATGGGTGCTGATCTTGTGGCAAGCATTCAGCATACAGCCCGTACTGAATGTGGTTATGCTACG GTAAAAAATGTAAACGACCACACTTTGGAGAATCGTATGGAAAGCTTCTTCCTTGCTGAAACAACAAAATACTTGTACCTGTTATTTGACACTGAAAACTGGATCCACAACACAGGAGAGAAAGGTCAAGTGCACAGAGTTGGGGAAAGAGAATGTATTGTTGAAGGTGGAGGTTATATTTTCAACACAG AGGCTCATCCAGTTGACCCGGGTGCTCTTGCTTGCTGTTTCACAAAAGATGATGATTGGTCCCTCTCTGTAGCAGACCAAGTTGCATTGATTTTGGACCCTGCTGCACCTTGGAAGAAACATGTTGGGCATAAGATGAAACCCCCAAGGAAtgtgaaaaatgaagaggaatgcAGTGGAAAGGAGAAGAGTAAAGACTTAAAGAAAGAAGAATCACAACCAGAGTCAGAGAGTGAATTAGAAACTGTTCTTATGGTGAAGGAATCCACCCCCATTAAGGATATTCAGGATGACAATGAGTCACCTGAGACTGATGCTGAAGGCTCTGGCTCAGCTGTTGAAGTAGAAGTTGACATTGAGAAGATTCCAGTAGACAAAAAATCTGTTGTTGATGCAATGAAAAAGGCTTTCaataaagaagagaatgaggaaatggCTGATGATATTGTGCATGTTAATGTAGAGAGCGAGAAAAATGGTAGCCATAATGTCAAGGTGAAGGAAAGTGATTTGAGTCACGAAGAAGAGGTCAAAGAAGAGGAATTACCACAGGAGGAAGGAATAATAGAAGAtacagaaaaacccaaaacaataaaaaaagaaggtgGGCCTAGATTTTCATCTTTGAGTGAAACTGTTGAAAGAGGTCTTGGAGGCAACACATCAGGTATGGAAGCTGCAGAAATAACCCCAAGTGTATCAAGTTCAAAATACACTACCAATTCAGGTACACCTCGTATTGTGCCAGAACCAAGTGAACCAAATATAGAACACTCCAtaaagaaaatattcattctaGAGGATCTCAGAGAGCGTTTAATCACTGATCTTAATGAATATAGAAACTTTACACTATCCAGTAGTTATTCCCTCTTATCCTGTGAGCATCCTCCTTTCATAAACATGATTAATATAAAGGGGCAAATGTTTAAtccataa
- the LOC119593061 gene encoding programmed cell death protein 4-like produces the protein MGEVAVSGPMAIMAADPDEVLANGIDGSPSDTKENVEGIINGVAGLNERVKRRAKRPSKFLSKELNRANSDSQVVAPLRALKNSRKSRNGFGRGLPKKGGAGGKGTWGALGSELAEEELDGAIDTNDPNYDETNPENKEIKMKVIHVDRSDEEIQKQISSLVAEYYDHGDTHETYLSLEELNLSMRAHLVLVTAVELAMDHKPSHREMTSVLLADLYGHMLYEPHYAKGYDMLIKNLSDLVLDTPDAPTILGNFIARSIADDCIPPKFLQGYKGKVDNEHAVTALARSESLLSMRHGLVRLDNVWGVGGGTRPVKYLVKKMVLLLQEYLSSADIAEATRCLLELEVPHFHHELVYEAIIMTIEKMDDRTSAMMCELLGSLHRAIIITPSQMKAGFLRVYEDMPQICVDVPPAYTVLERFVMRCQASKVVADDVVKKLPVRGRKRFVSEGDGGRVKDDAYF, from the exons ATGGGCGAGGTGGCTGTCAGCGGCCCGATGGCGATCATGGCGGCCGACCCGGACGAGGTCCTGGCCAACGGCATCGACGGCTCGCCCTCCGATACCAAGGAAAACGTGGAAGGAATTATCAACGGCGTGGCAGGACTTAACGAGCGCGTGAAACGCCGTGCCAAGCGCCCTTCTAAGTTTCTGAGCAAAGAATTAAACCGGGCGAACTCGGACTCCCAGGTGGTGGCTCCGCTGCGGGCCCTCAAGAATTCCCGCAAGTCGAGGAACGGATTCGGGCGAGGCCTGCCCAAGAAGG GAGGTGCAGGCGGTAAGGGAACCTGGGGTGCCCTGGGCTCGGAACTGGCTGAGGAAGAGCTCGATGGGGCCATTGATACCAACGATCCCAACTATGATGAGACTAATCCCGAGAATAAGGAAATTAAGATGAAAGTCATCCATGTTGACCGTTCGGATGAGGAGATACAG AAGCAGATATCCTCCCTGGTAGCAGAGTATTATGACCACGGAGATACCCACGAGACTTACTTGTCCCTTGAAGAATTGAACTTATCTATGCGGGCTCATCTAGTGCTTGTGACGGCGGTGGAGTTAGCAATGGACCACAAGCCTTCGCACAGGGAGATGACGAGTGTCCTCCTGGCGGATCTTTATGGACACATGCTCTATGAGCCACATTATGCCAAAG GTTATGATATGCTTATAAAAAATTTGAGCGACTTGGTGCTGGACACCCCGGATGCTCCTACCATCTTAGGAAACTTTATTGCAAGATCAATTGCTGATGATTGCATACCTCCAAAGTTCCTTCAGGGTTATAAAGGGAAG GTCGATAACGAACACGCAGTGACGGCGTTAGCAAGATCAGAAAGTTTATTGTCTATGAGACACGGCCTGGTAAGGCTGGACAATGTTTGGGGAGTGGGTGGTGGTACCCGCCCTGTTAAGTACCTGGTTAAAAAAATGGTTCTTCTGCTACAGGAGTACCTTTCCTCTGCTGATATTGCAGAAGCTACTAGATGTTTGTTAGAATTGGAGGTTCCTCATTTCCACCATGAATTG GTGTACGAGGCAATTATCATGACCATAGAAAAAATGGATGACCGTACATCCGCAATGATGTGTGAGCTTTTGGGTTCCCTGCACAGAGCAATCATCATTACACCCTCTCAAATGAAGGCAGGATTTCTGAGA GTGTATGAAGATATGCCACAGATATGTGTAGATGTCCCTCCTGCATACACTGTATTAGAGAGATTTGTTATGCGGTGTCAAGCATCAAAAGTTGTTGCTGACGATGTTGTTAAAAAACTACCTGTCAG GGGCCGAAAGCGTTTTGTCTCCGAGGGAGATGGTGGTCGCGTGAAGGATGATGCCTACTTCTAA
- the LOC119593067 gene encoding putative pre-mRNA-splicing factor ATP-dependent RNA helicase PRP1 produces the protein MSKRKIDIDPSTLKKRYQGDYEKDSDRDSGYHSHGNASANSGYGHQQRGAVAMSLNPFTNLPYTPRYYELYRKRIGLPVWEYRNRFFELLGRHQTIVLVGETGSGKTTQMPQWCVEFARSKGKKGVACTQPRRVAAMSVAQRVAEELDVALGQEVGYSIRFEDCSSSKTVLKYMTDGMLLREAMSDPMLENYQVILLDEAHERTLATDILMGVLKEVLKQRSDLKLVVMSATLDAGKFQHYFDKAPLLNVPGRTHPVEIFYTPEPERDYLEAAIRTVIQIHICEEIAGDVLLFLTGQEEIEEACKRIKREVDALGPDVGELKCIPLYSTLPPNLQQRIFEAPPPNKPNGAIGRKVVVSTNIAETSLTIDGVVFVIDPGFAKQKVYNPRIRVESLLVSPISKASAQQRAGRAGRTRPGKCFRLYTEKAFKNEMQDNTYPEILRSNLGSVVLQLKKLGIDDLVHFDFMDPPAPETLMRALELLNYLAALNDDGNLTELGAIMAEFPLDPQLAKMVIASCDFNCSNEILSITAMLSVPQCFVRPNEAKKAADEAKMRFAHIDGDHLTLLNVYHAFKQNMEDVQWCYDNFVNYRSLKSADNVRQQLSRIMDRFSLKRTSTDFNSRDYYINIRKALVSGFFMQIAHLERTGHYMTIKDNQVVQLHPSTCLDHKPEWVLYNEFVLTTKNYIRTVTDIKPEWLIKVSPNYYDMQNFPQCEARRQLESIVARLESRQYREGF, from the exons ATGTCCAAACGAAAAATAGACATTGATCCATCGACGCTCAAGAAGAG ATATCAAGGAGATTATGAAAAGGACTCAGACAGAGACAGTGGTTACCATAGCCATGGAAATGCAAGTGCTAATTCCGGATATGGCCATCAGCAGAGAGGGGCTGTTGCGATGTCTCTTAATCCTTTTACGAATCTGCCATATACACCaagatattatgaattatatag GAAAAGAATTGGCTTGCCAGTATGGGAATACCGTAATAGATTCTTTGAGTTGTTGGGCCGTCATCAGACCATTGTATTAGTTGGAGAGACCGGATCCGGTAAAACTACACAGATGCCCCAGTGGTGTGTTGAGTTTGCTCGgtcgaaaggaaagaaaggagttgCGTGTACCCAACCCAGGAGAGTAGCAGCCATGTCAGTAGCTCAACGTGTAGCGGAG GAATTAGATGTAGCTCTTGGACAGGAGGTTGGTTATTCCATCCGTTTTGAAGATTGTTCTTCATCAAAGACTGTTCTCAAGTACATGACAGATGGTATGTTACTTAGAGAAGCTATGAGTGATCCGATGCTTGAAAATTACCAG GTCATCTTGCTTGATGAAGCTCACGAACGTACACTAGCAACAGATATCCTCATGGGTGTCTTGAAGGAGGTTCTTAAGCAACGAAGTGACTTGAAGCTAGTAGTTATGTCTGCCACTTTAGATGCTggtaaattccagcattactttGATAAAGCCCCCCTACTGAATGTCCCTGGCAGAACTCATCCTGTCGAAATTTTCTACACACCAGAGCCAGAAAGGGATTACTTAGAAGCTGCCATTAGAACTGTCATACAG ATACACATTTGTGAAGAAATAGCTGGGGATGTTTTGTTGTTCCTTACTGGTCAGGAAGAAATTGAAGAAGCATGTAAGCGCATCAAGAGAGAGGTAGATGCTCTTGGGCCAGATGTTGGAGAGCTCAAATGTATTCCTCTGTATTCAACACTCCCTCCCAATCTCCAACAAAGAATTTTTGAAGCTCCACCTCCCAACAAACCCAATGGCGCTATTGGTCGTAAGGTGGTGGTATCAACAAATATTGCAGAAACATCACTAACAATtgatggtgttgtgtttgtgattgaTCCAGGGTTTGCTAAACAGAAG GTGTACAATCCAAGAATCCGTGTAGAATCATTGTTGGTCTCACCAATCAGTAAGGCTTCTGCTCAGCAGCGTGCTGGTCGAGCAGGTCGAACCAGACCTGGCAAATGTTTCCGCTTATACACAGAGAAAGCTTTCAAAAATGAGATGCAG gaCAATACCTACCCAGAAATTCTCAGATCAAATCTTGGCTCGGTAGTTTTACAGCTGAAGAAATTGGGCATTGATGATCTTGTGCACTTTGACTTCATGGATCCACCAGCACCTGAGACACTTATGAGAGCCTTGGAGCTGCTAAACTACCTGGCAGCCCTCAATGATGATG gtaaTCTGACTGAATTAGGTGCAATTATGGCTGAGTTCCCACTTGATCCCCAGCTGGCCAAGATGGTCATTGCTTCTTGCGATTTCAACTGCTCAAATGAAATTCTGTCTATCACTGCCATGCTCTCAG TACCCCAGTGCTTTGTGCGCCCTAATGAGGCTAAGAAGGCTGCAGACGAGGCCAAGATGAGATTCGCCCACATTGATGGTGACCACCTTACGCTGCTCAATGTCTACCATGCCTTCAAACAAA ATATGGAGGATGTGCAGTGGTGCTATGACAACTTTGTCAACTACCGTTCACTCAAATCAGCTGATAACGTTCGGCAACAGCTGTCCAGGATCATGGACCGATTCAGCCTCAAACGTACCTCAACTGACTTCAATTCTCGTGACTACTACATTAACATCCGCAAGGCTCTTGTATCAGGGTTCTTCATGCAG aTTGCTCATCTTGAAAGAACTGGGCATTACATGACCATCAAAGATAACCAGGTTGTGCAGCTTCACCCATCAACTTGTTTAGACCACAAACCAGAGTGGGTCCTTTACAATGAGTTTGTCCTAACCACGAAAAACTACATCCGCACAGTTACAGATATAAAAC ctgAGTGGCTGATAAAAGTTTCTCCAAACTACTATGACATGCAGAACTTCCCACAGTGTGAAGCCCGGCGGCAGCTGGAGAGTATTGTTGCACGTCTGGAATCTAGACAGTATAGAGAAGGGTTCTAG